The Polyangium aurulentum genomic interval GCTCGCCCGACGGCAGCGGCTACGGCCCCTGCGTCGGCGAGGTGCTGCCGACCGCCGAGACGTGCAACGCGATCGACGACGACTGCGACGGCACGGCGGACGACGGCGTCGCCTCCTGCGTCTGCATGCCTGGCCAGACCCAGGTCTGCTACTCGGGCCCCTCGGGCACGCAGGGCGTGGGCCTTTGCAAGGGCGGCACGCAGACCTGTCTCCCCGACGGCTCGGGCTTCGGCCTCTGCATGGGCGAGGTGCTGCCCTCGCCCGAGAACTGCGCCACCGCGGGCGACGACGACTGCAACGGCATGGCCCCGGCGTGCACGGGCAGCTCGGTCTTCGGCGCCGGCTACGGCGACACGCTGGTCCAGATGGGCACCGCGGTGGCCGCGGACGCGCAGGGCAACATCTACGTCGCCGGCAACTTCCAGGGCTCGATGGACTTCGGCGCGCCCGTCGGCGTGCTGACGAGCACGGGCGGCAACGACGCCTTCCTCGTGAAGCTCGATCCGACCGGCAAGGCGATCTGGGCGAAGAAGTACGGCGACAACACGGAGCAGATCATCAACGCCATCGCCGTCGACGGGAATGGCGACGTGGTCATCACGGGCCAGTTCCAGGGCAAGATCAGCTTCGGCTCGGGCACGTTCACGAGCCTCGGCCTCGACGACGTCTTCGTCGCCAGGATCGACAAGGATGGCAACCAGATCCAGGCCACCTCGTTCGGCAACAGCGTCACGAACGTCGGCTCGGGCGTGGGCGTCGACGCGCAGGGCAACGTCTACCTGACCGGCTGGTTCTCGGGCAACATCACCAACCTCCCTGGCGCCTTCCAGCTCGCCTCGGTCAACCAGCTCGAGGCCTTCCTCATCAAGCTCGCGCCCGATCTGCAGAACACGCTCTGGGCCAAGGCGTTCAACGGCAACGGCAACCAGTTCGGCTACAAGGTGGCCGTGACGCCGACGGGGAACGTCTCGTTCGTCGGCTCCTTCGAGGGCTCCATCGACTTCGGCGGCGGCGCGCTGCAGAGCGCTGGCAGCCACGACATCGTGGTCTCTCGCTACGACTCGTTCGGCAGCCACCTGTGGAGCAAGCGCGTGGGCGACGCGGTGGAGCAGCGCGCGCTCGCCGTGGCCGTCGACAACATGGGCAACACCTTCGCGACCGGGCAGTTCGCCGGCACGGTGACCTTCGGCGGCTCGAACTTCACGAGCGGCGGCGGCGACGACGGGTTCGTCGTGAAGTACGACGCGACGGGCAACCACGTCTACTCGATGAGCTTCGGCGGCGTGAGCGCGCAGCGCGGTCGTGGCATCGCGACCGACGTCTTCGGCAATGCCGTCGTCACCGGCGAGTTCTGGGCCACGGCCAACTTCGGCGGCGGCACGCTGGTGAGCGCCGGCAAGCACGACATCTTCGTGTTCAAGCTCGATCCGACGGGCAAGCACACCTGGTCGAAGAAGTTCGGCGGCGGCGAGATCGAGAGCGGCGCGTCGGTCGCGGTCGACGGCTCGTCGAACGTCGTGGTCACGGGCACGCTCCAGAGCCAGACGAGCTTCGGTGTGGGCGCCCCCGTCACCGTCAGCCCGGTCGGCGTCGACAACATGTTCGTCCTCAAGCTGGCGCCCTGATCCAGCGCCCTGCGCATGAAGGAGCTACCGCGGCGTGGGGGCGCCGCGGTAGATTCCCGCATGCACCCGCTCCACGACATCCACGTCGTCACCGACACCATCGCCGACTTCATCCCCGCGGTCATCGAGATCCCGCGCGGCTCCAAGCTCAAGTACGAGCTCGACAAGCGCACGGGCCTGCTGATGCTCGACCGCGTGCTCTACTCGTCGGTCCACTACCCGGCCAACTACGGGTTCGTCCCGCAGACGCACGCGGGCGACGGCGATCCGCTCGACGTGCTCGTGCTGATGCAGGAGCCATTGCACCCGCTCACCATCGTGCGCGCGCGCGCGATCGGCGGATTTCGGATGCGCGACGACAAGGGCATCGACGACAAGATCGTCGCGGTGGCGATCGACGATCCGGCGTACTCCCATTACGAGGAAGCGAGCCAGCTGCCGCCCCACGTGGTGGTGGAGCTGCGCCGGTTCTTCCAGGATTACAAGGTGCTCGAGGGGAAGATGAGCGAGGTCGACGACCTCTACGACCGCAAGCGCGCGCTCGAGGTCATCGCGGAGTCCATCGCGACGTACCGCTCGGGCGCGGCCTGGGGAAAGCCCTGAGGCGGGGTGGAGGGGGCAGCGCCGCGAAGGCTTGCCCCCTCCGCGGAGGTCACTTGTTGCCCTTGCCGCCGCCGCCCGTGCCGCCGCCCGGAGCGCCGTAGAGCGCGGCCGCGCCGGTCTTGTCGGTGCTCGTCAGGTTGAGGGCCCAGCTATTGGTGCCGTTGCACTGCGGGTAGTGCATGACGGAGCCCGAATCGTAGGGGGTGAGGGCGCGCCAGCTCGAGTCCTCGTAGCAGGCGCCCGCCTCGGGGCGGGTGTGCTCGTGGCGGAAGCCGAGGGCGTGGCCGAGCTCGTGGCGGAGGACGCCGTCGAGCGAGATGCCCTGCGAGGTGAACGCGCTGTTGTCGATGAGCACGTTGCGGCTCGAGCGGCTCTGGTTCGGGAAGAACGCGCGGGCGAGGTACTGGCCGCCCACGTTGACCGGGCGCACGTCGAAGATGACGCCCTTCTGGTTCGCGCTGCAGGCCGAGTCGTACTGGCTCAGGTGGACGAAGTTCACGTTCGCCGCGCCTTCCCAGGCTCCGGTCGCCGTGGCCATCGCCTGCACGACCGTGTTGTAGCGGCTGCCGAAGTTCGAGCTGACGCAGTAGGTGATGTTGAGCGCGGTCTGCGCGTCCCACTTCGCGTCGGCGCCGCCCGACTGGTGGACGATGAGCCCGCCGTTCTGCACGTAATCGACGTAGAACTGCTGCAGGCGGTCCCAGCCCTCGATCGTCTCGTCGCCGTTGACGACGAAGAGGTCCTGCCCCGGCTCCTGATAAACGACGTCGAGGAACTCGTTCCAGCTCATGCCGGCGCTATCGACGTCGCCGACGTCCTCGGGCGCGCTCTCGGCGACGCAGCCGCCGGCGAGCACGGCGACGGAGGCGAGGATGGCAATGTTTCCGTAGAGCATGTGGAGCTTCTTCATGGGGGGACTCCTTCTGTCGTTCTCGGGGATTGCGCTTTTTGCCCGAGATTGATTGAAAAAGCAATGCGCAGTTCGTCTCTTACGGCGATTTTCAAATGAATGCGCCGACGCGCGAAATGTTCAGCGTCGCTCGCCGCGAAAGCGAACGCTGGTGAAATGCATTTCGTGTGGTCACTGTAATGACCACCCGTTTGGCCGTGACCATTGGCGTGTCTCGATACGTGGTCACTGCAATGACCATCCCGGGCTCACGCTTCGGCGGCCGCGCGGGCTCCCTCCCCCTGCCGCGTTCCTCCCCGAAACCTCCGCGG includes:
- a CDS encoding MopE-related protein yields the protein MALLANVAGCGDDPLPPDTSSGTPTSSGTGGRGGEGGGQGGQGATGGQGGQGGQGGGVGGQGGQGGGVGGQGGTGGGPGCTAGETKACYTGPMGTQGVGICGPGLQTCGPDGTFGPCAGDTVPAAETCGNGVDEDCNGMVDDGASCVCTPGQTQACYSGPDGTENVGLCKGGMTTCSPDGSGYGPCVGEVLPTAETCNAIDDDCDGTADDGVASCVCMPGQTQVCYSGPSGTQGVGLCKGGTQTCLPDGSGFGLCMGEVLPSPENCATAGDDDCNGMAPACTGSSVFGAGYGDTLVQMGTAVAADAQGNIYVAGNFQGSMDFGAPVGVLTSTGGNDAFLVKLDPTGKAIWAKKYGDNTEQIINAIAVDGNGDVVITGQFQGKISFGSGTFTSLGLDDVFVARIDKDGNQIQATSFGNSVTNVGSGVGVDAQGNVYLTGWFSGNITNLPGAFQLASVNQLEAFLIKLAPDLQNTLWAKAFNGNGNQFGYKVAVTPTGNVSFVGSFEGSIDFGGGALQSAGSHDIVVSRYDSFGSHLWSKRVGDAVEQRALAVAVDNMGNTFATGQFAGTVTFGGSNFTSGGGDDGFVVKYDATGNHVYSMSFGGVSAQRGRGIATDVFGNAVVTGEFWATANFGGGTLVSAGKHDIFVFKLDPTGKHTWSKKFGGGEIESGASVAVDGSSNVVVTGTLQSQTSFGVGAPVTVSPVGVDNMFVLKLAP
- a CDS encoding inorganic diphosphatase; its protein translation is MHPLHDIHVVTDTIADFIPAVIEIPRGSKLKYELDKRTGLLMLDRVLYSSVHYPANYGFVPQTHAGDGDPLDVLVLMQEPLHPLTIVRARAIGGFRMRDDKGIDDKIVAVAIDDPAYSHYEEASQLPPHVVVELRRFFQDYKVLEGKMSEVDDLYDRKRALEVIAESIATYRSGAAWGKP
- a CDS encoding matrixin family metalloprotease → MKKLHMLYGNIAILASVAVLAGGCVAESAPEDVGDVDSAGMSWNEFLDVVYQEPGQDLFVVNGDETIEGWDRLQQFYVDYVQNGGLIVHQSGGADAKWDAQTALNITYCVSSNFGSRYNTVVQAMATATGAWEGAANVNFVHLSQYDSACSANQKGVIFDVRPVNVGGQYLARAFFPNQSRSSRNVLIDNSAFTSQGISLDGVLRHELGHALGFRHEHTRPEAGACYEDSSWRALTPYDSGSVMHYPQCNGTNSWALNLTSTDKTGAAALYGAPGGGTGGGGKGNK